From a single Ornithodoros turicata isolate Travis chromosome 8, ASM3712646v1, whole genome shotgun sequence genomic region:
- the LOC135366358 gene encoding tigger transposable element-derived protein 6-like, whose protein sequence is MDRGQQKRKVISLNEKVDMIEAVSSGRKKLDVARDFGVSPSTLYMWFLDIRARNIRVSGATLQQKAKEFASILGCDDFKGSSGWLQRFKNRHDVVGKTLSGESRSVDQGDASEWISTHASDLLARFDVKDIYNADETGLFYQMLPNKTLDVKGDRCHGGKQSKQRLTVLLCANMDGTDKRVPLVIGKSAKPRCFKGHSIIPMKYASNTKAWMTRAIFSDWLKEFNEEMRRKGRKICLLLDNCTAHHIVGLNLPHIELRFFPANSTSLLQPLDQGVIRSVKCAYRERLIQRLLLNLRLQVETKVDIYVAMKMLSAAWTATQPSTVANCFRHAGFKQCESSQAAQECDTLSSVADAWQALRGGVRDDIELEDFIDMDQDVVATEELAERDIVDSVREEGAVECCDDDDHDVELSVPTQREVLDAIDVLRRFAGAQDNLEKAMEAVSVYERHVMPCLVRATQSKITDFFVSK, encoded by the coding sequence ATGGACAGaggacaacaaaaaagaaaggtgATCTCACTCAACGAGAAGGTGGACATGATTGAAGCAGTATCGTCGGGAAGGAAGAAGCTTGACGTGGCAAGGGATTTCGGCGTTTCACCGAGCACGCTCTACATGTGGTTCCTGGACATACGAGCAAGAAACATCCGGGTGAGTGGCGCTACGTTGCAACAGAAAGCAAAAGAATTTGCTTCCATCCTCGGATGTGACGATTTTAAAGGCAGTTCCGGATGGCTGCAGAGGTTCAAGAATCGTCATGACGTCGTTGGAAAAACTCTCAGCGGAGAGAGTAGGTCGGTAGACCAAGGCGATGCCAGTGAGTGGATATCGACCCATGCCTCTGACCTCTTGGCAAGGTTTGATGTAaaagacatctacaatgcggaTGAAACCGGTTTGTTCTATCAGATGCTCCCTAACAAAACTCTGGATGTCAAAGGAGATCGCTGCCATGGCGGCAAACAGAGCAAACAGCGGCTCACCGTCCTGCTGTGTGCAAACATGGATGGGACGGACAAGCGGGTACCGTTGGTCATCGGCAAAAGCGCAAAACCGCGATGCTTCAAAGGACACTCGATTATTCCTATGAAGTATGCTTCGAACACCAAAGCGTGGATGACGAGGGCCATTTTCAGCGACTGGCTGAAAGAGTTCAACGAGGAAATGCGCAGGAAAGGACGGAAGATCTGCCTCCTCCTTGACAATTGCACAGCACATCACATCGTCGGATTGAACCTGCCACATATCGAGCTCAGGTTTTTCCCTGCAAactctacttctctgctgcaGCCCCTTGACCAGGGAGTGATACGCAGTGTGAAGTGTGCGTACCGGGAGCGGCTCATACAAAGGCTGCTGCTGAACCTGCGTCTCCAGGTCGAGACAAAAGTGGACATCTACGTAGCCATGAAGATGCTGTCTGCAGCGTGGACAGCAACTCAACCAAGCACCGTTGCCAACTGCTTTCGTCATGCAGGGTTCAAGCAATGCGAAAGCAGCCAGGCCGCTCAAGAGTGTGACACGCTGAGCAGTGTTGCTGATGCATGGCAGGCCCTGCGGGGCGGTGTGCGGGACGATATTGAACTCGAAGACTTCATTGACATGGATCAGGATGTCGTCGCCACTGAAGAATTAGCGGAACGTGACATCGTCGACAGCGTTCGTGAGGAAGGTGCAGTCGAGTGTTGTGATGATGACGATCACGACGTGGAGCTTTCTGTACCAACACAGCGTGAAGTGCTCGACGCCATTGATGTTCTCAGGCGGTTCGCAGGCGCCCAAGACAACTTGGAAAAGGCCATGGAGGCTGTGTCAGTATACGAAAGGCATGTGATGCCCTGTCTAGTACGCGCAACCCAAAGCAAAATAACAGATTTTTTTGTGTCCAAATAA